One Drosophila santomea strain STO CAGO 1482 chromosome X, Prin_Dsan_1.1, whole genome shotgun sequence DNA segment encodes these proteins:
- the LOC120455116 gene encoding neurogenic protein mastermind isoform X1, translated as MAEVLRDFQCKLCSKLLGSRAALQRHSKEVHSRNSTVVSCPRCQKLFQNRSNLKIHMLTHSGVRPFKCAEPECNAAFTTKQCLQFHYKKVHNYTQEQMPKIERSVAYTFDAYSGGMKVDFLGKQTATATPASAASAQAQPRPNAAVVSPSSFTEQAPRRRRKSLEDQSSMLSGSLQSDAEFSDDNLFEAIKKSGKSIKDLCRNEPNLSLLSSKISSIFGDKVPSATASLSASVSAVASTGGRKRKRKKEPGVTAQQQLHLHQQQQQQQQQQQQQSQHQQQHQQQHAQQLQHQQLQQQHAQQHQQQQQQHHLHQQHQQLHHDPQQQHPQYHPHQLHAHALPHQQQQQQQQQQQQQQQQLHGDPDDDDVENARLEQVRRKQNAQLSLVESFLTTTAQRLSAQQQVQQVVAAAAAVSAMAGAGEDPAKLGHMMGHMGVGVGVGVGMDEEEDDDEDDDDGGGGGGGGGGSAVQHHPHVHAHQAHHSHVHAHAHPHHAHSHSHSHAHPHQHPAGQGAGQQDYRHAAAMNAALGQNLVVSKGSKKWIQEVQDSSDVGGEGAGGGGGGGGPGDSGGPGGGACGQLTGGSGPGADLGFAVPPSAVDEHSKLLGQNRDFLARLMSSASASHAHAHAHAHAHAHQPHQPHQQHQHSAHSREEDENSSFLDVVESNNNAAAAAAAAAAMSHYGGGTGSGSGGGGSGGQTPTGPATGGTVAGGDEPQMQMNSLAHSQSFMSSFYNNANARVGGVGGGVGVGVGGGSSSASMLVEAALNSVGNMIDSESSDLKVPTDNHINSDSPMSAHVDAESQRFGAGSAGGAGGGGGGGGGGGGGGGSSGGSSGGANGSGGIGGAMDNLENELKMMKNLGSFPMQIPPLPMFQGACNISPSASTPTNPQSNQNQNDVDVDAGSTPRPQHPDSDGFSSSHHRTPPSPPPISPGRDYGGMFGAGNGGGGPGSNSTPAGSSSGGGGGGGGGAGGGGANSMSASSPLPALQPQRRNASSVGSTYPEHELISPASSPSIPRYNFNGDMMRHKRAVQEQEHQERQRQNISRHNQMSSDEENSIMPQNSSAGQDMRMKFPQSQIDLMYSKYESMASNLKYNSQDLDSPAEYRQGGAGNGGNAAASAAAAAAAAASAANDLSDLQGLDMSSRSNAASSNYHHNFQLPSSRYHHHIYDILSDREQQSQQAQQAGGAVVGGGGGGGAGGAASVVHQQEHGHGQHHAMQQHQQSAAAMHNMLSEQLGEQEHDQTTSVDLSRTANYVVSSPPQLPYNHPTHHDMLRMASLDLTPNTANMAVGNNRSFLSSQMQHQSRESLEHHRLLSTVEQHRILAASNAADQHRLLVDPTAHLLMEQNNRLLGTADQSRLLGESAAAAAQNRHMARSFGAYHQVASSNYHPGVRPPPVLPSANHHASNPSNYHPFPAYY; from the exons ATGGCTGAAGTTTTACGAGATTTTCAGTGTAAATTATGTTCAAAACTTCTAGGATCGCGAGCGGCACTGCAGCGCCACTCGAAGGAGGTGCACAGCCGCAACTCGACGGTGGTGAGCTGTCCGCGGTGCCAGAAACTCTTCCAGAATCGCAGCAATCTCAAGATCCACATGCTGACCCATTCGGGCGTCAGGCCGTTCAA ATGCGCCGAACCGGAGTGCAATGCGGCGTTCACCACCAAGCAGTGCCTGCAGTTCCACTACAAGAAGGTTCACAACTACACCCAGGAGCAGATGCCCAAGATCGAGCGGAGCGTGGCCTACACCTTCGATGCCTATTCCGGCGGCATGAAGGTCGATTTTCTGGGTAAGCAGACGGCGACGGCTACGCCGGCGTCAGCGGCATCGGCGCAGGCGCAGCCACGCCCTAATGCGGCCGTCGTCTCCCCCTCCTCGTTCACAGAGCAAGCACCGCGCCGGCGGCGCAAGAGCCTCGAGGACCAGAGCTCCATGCTCAGCGGTTCGCTGCAGAGCGATGCGGAGTTCAGCGATGACAACCTGTTCGAGGCGATCAAGAAGAGCGGCAAGTCGATCAAGGACCTGTGTCGCAATGAGCCCAATCTCTCGCTGCTCAGCTCCAAGATCTCCAGCATATTCGGTGACAAGGTGCCATCGGCCACGGCCTCACtttccgcttccgtttccgctgtCGCCTCCACGGGCGGTCGCAAGCGGAAGCGCAAGAAGGAGCCGGGCGTGACGGCCCAGCAGCAACTCCAtctccaccagcagcagcagcagcaacagcaacagcagcaacagcagtcgcagcaccagcaacagcatcagcagcagcacgcccagcagctgcaacaccaacagctgcagcagcaacacgcccagcagcatcagcagcagcagcagcaacaccacctacaccaacagcaccagcagctgCATCACGatccgcagcaacagcatccgCAGTACCATCCGCACCAGCTGCACGCCCATGCGCTGccacaccagcagcagcagcagcaacagcagcaacaacagcagcagcagcagcagctgcacgGCGATcccgacgacgacgacgtgGAGAATGCACGGCTGGAGCAGGTGCGTCGCAAGCAGAACGCCCAGCTGAGCCTGGTGGAGTCCTTCCTCACCACCACCGCCCAGCGGTTGAGTGCCCAGCAGCAGGTGCAACAGGTggtggcggcagcggcagcggtCTCGGCAATGGCCGGAGCTGGCGAGGATCCTGCCAAGCTTGGCCACATGATGGGCCACATGGGCGtcggtgtgggcgtgggcgtgggcatggacgaggaggaggacgacgatgaggacgacgacgatggtggcggcggtggtggcggtggcggcggctcGGCTGTGCAACACCATCCGCATGTACACGCCCACCAAGCGCACCACTCGCACGTTCATGCGCACGCCCACCcgcaccacgcccactcgcactcgcactcgcacgCCCACCCGCACCAGCATCCCGCCGGCCAGGGGGCGGGCCAGCAGGACTACCGCCATGCGGCCGCCATGAACGCCGCTCTCGGCCAGAATCTGGTGGTCAGCAAGGGCAGCAAGAAGTGGATCCAGGAGGTGCAGGACTCCAGCGATGTCGGCGGCGAGGGAGcgggcggcggtggcggtggcggtggtccCGGCGACAGCGGTGGCCCAGGTGGTGGTGCCTGCGGTCAGCTAACCGGTGGTTCTGGTCCAGGTGCGGATCTCGGATTCGCTGTGCCGCCGAGCGCCGTCGATGAGCACAGCAAGCTGCTCGGCCAGAATCGTGACTTCCTCGCCCGCCTAATGAGCAGCGCCAGCGCCAGCCACGCCCATGCCCacgcccatgcccatgcccatgcccaccAGCCGCATCAGccgcaccagcagcaccagcacagCGCCCACAGCCGCGAGGAGGACGAGAACAGCTCCTTCCTGGACGTCGTCGAGTCGAACAACAATgctgcagccgccgccgccgcagcagcggcCATGTCGCACTACGGCGGCGGTACGGGCAGCGGTagcggtggcggcggcagcggcggaCAAACGCCCACGGGTCCAGCGACCGGCGGCACTGTCGCCGGTGGCGATGAGCCCCAGATGCAGATGAACTCCCTGGCCCACTCGCAGTCCTTCATGAGCTCCTTCTACAACAATGCCAATGCCCGTgtgggcggagtgggcggcggtgtgggcgtgggcgtcgGCGGTGGCTCCTCGTCCGCCAGCATGCTCGTGGAGGCGGCCCTCAACTCCGTTGGCAATATGATTGACAGCGAGAGCAGCGACCTCAAG GTACCCACCGACAACCACATAAACAGCGACAGTCCCATGAGTGCCCACGTGGATGCCGAGTCGCAGCGCTTTGGAGCGGGCAGTGCCGGCGGAgcgggaggaggaggaggaggcggtggtggtggtggcggcggcggcggaagTAGCGGTGGATCTTCGGGCGGTGCGAATGGCAGTGGTGGCATCGGTGGCGCCATGGACAACCTGGAGAACGAGCTAAAGATGATGAAGAATCTGGGCAGCTTTCCCATGCAGATTCCGCCGCTGCCAATGTTCCAGGGTGCCTGCAACATATCGCCCAGCGCCTCGACGCCAACGAATCCGCAGAGTaaccagaaccagaacgaTGTGGACGTGGATGCGGGCAGTACACCGCGACCGCAGCATCCGGACTCAGATGGCTTCTCCTCGTCGCACCACCGCACACCGCCATCGCCACCGCCCATATCTCCGGGTCGAGATTACGGCGGTATGTTCGGTGCGGGcaatggtggtggtggtcccGGCTCGAACAGCACTCCGGCGGGCAGCTCCagtggtggtggcggcggaggaggcggtggtgcCGGCGGAGGCGGTGCGAACAGCATGTCCGCCTCATCGCCACTGCCCGCCCTGCAGCCGCAGAGGAGGAATGCCTCCAGTGTGGGCAGCACCTATCCGGAGCACGAGCTCATCTCGCCGGCCTCCTCGCCGAGCATACCGCGCTACAACTTCAACGGCGACATGATGCGCCACAAGCGGGCGgtccaggagcaggagcaccaGGAGCGCCAGCGGCAGAACATCTCGCGGCACAACCAGATGTCCAGCGACGAGGAGAACAGCATAATGCCACAAAACAG CAGCGCTGGCCAGGACATGCGCATGAAGTTCCCGCAATCGCAGATCGACCTGATGTACTCCAAGTACGAGAGCATGGCCAGCAACCTAAAGTACAACAGCCAGGACCTGGACTCGCCGGCGGAGTATCGACAGGGTGGCGCCGGCAACGGTGGCAATGCGGCAGCCAgcgcagcagctgctgcggcagcggcggccaGTGCCGCCAACGATCTATCCGATCTCCAGGGACTGGACATGAGCTCCAGATCGAATGCGGCCAGCAGCAATTACCATCACAACTTCCAGTTGCCGAGCAGTCGCTATCACCATCACATCTACGACATACTCTCCGATCGCGAACAGCAGAGCCAGCAGGCACAGCAGGCCGGCGGTGCGGTGGTGGGCGGCGGTGGGGGCGGTGGTGCCGGTGGTGCCGCCTCGGTGGTGCACCAGCAGGAGcacggacatggccagcaCCATGCGatgcagcagcaccagcagtcGGCGGCCGCCATGCACAACATGCTCAGCGAGCAGCTGGGCGAGCAGGAGCACGACCAGACCACATCGGTGGATCTAAGTCGGACGGCCAACTATGTGGTGTCGTCGCCACCGCAATTGCCCTACAATCATCCCACGCATCACGATATGCTGCGCATGGCCTCGCTGGATCTGACACCGAATACGGCCAACATGGCGGTGGGCAACAATCGCTCCTTCCTCTCCTCGCAGATGCAGCACCAGAGTCGCGAGAGTTTGGAGCACCATCGTCTGCTGTCGACGGTGGAGCAGCATCGCATACTCGCCGCCTCGAATGCGGCCGATCAGCATCGCCTCCTGGTGGATCCCACGGCCCATCTGCTGATGGAGCAAAACAATCGGCTGCTGGGCACCGCGGATCAGTCACGCCTCCTGGGCGAatcggcggcggcagcggcccAAAATCGTCACATGGCCAGGAGTTTTGGTGCCTACCACCAGGTGGCGTCCAGTAATTACCATCCGGGCGTTAGGCCACCGCCCGTCCTGCCATCCGCCAACCACCACGCCTCCAATCCCTCGAACTACCACCCCTTCCCCGCCTACTACTAA